TTGGGATCAGTCCATCGGGGTGGGGTTGTGAAGCGGTCCCAGGAAATGACGGAATCCCCTTCAAAATAGACACGGAAGTCGGCTGTGACGCAGGGATCTCGACCGATCGGCGGATAGAGCCAGACTTCGACCTGCGTCTCACCGCGATAATCCTCTTTGCGACACACGGGGTTGCCGAGGGAGAGATAGACTTGGTTCCGCGTCATCCCACGAACCACATGGCCGTGATCGATCGCATGCCGGACGCCGACCGGATAGGAAGGATACTCGTCGCGCATGAGTCGGTGCCGTTCCGACTCACAGGCCTCCGTCAGCAGCAGGAGCGCAAGGATTCCCAGGATGTGGCACCGTGTCGTCATCGTTCGTCGCGGCTGCTTTTTCGACAGACGACCGTCGGCGACAGCGAGCGTTTGATCCACATGCCTACTGAGGCTGACGGAGTGAGCTGACCAGGGTGGTAAGTTTTTTGGGGGAAAACCACGAGGAGGGATTCATCACAATGGAGGTCGCTGCGACAATCCAGGCACGCCGCGGCGATCCGGCTTTCAACCGAATGGCGGCTTGGGCCAACAACTCGCCGAGCAGTCGCCGTTGCGCCAGAAACGACCGTGTGCTCCCGCCTTCGGCCAGTTGATGCTCGATTTCTCTCCAGAACGAGCAGACGGCCTGCTCCGGCGCATCGGATGTGGTCGTAAGGGCTCCTGCCATACGGTGCAGACAACCCAGGAAGCAGGGTTCGTTCACCAACCACGGGGCCGAGGGCAAGATCGAGAGCGTATACCCTTGAGCGGCGGTGACGCCTGCGACCGCCCATCGTTGTCCGATAACGGTCGCAACCACCGCGGCTCTGGCTTTTTGTCGCAGCTGGTCGGTATGCGGAGAGTCTGGTAACCGCGCCAGGGCACCTTCGACGATGCGGGACAGATGTCGCTCATTGTTGCCGTTGACGATGTTGCTATACCACTTCCCGCTTCTGGAAAACCTTCCGCGTGCGACCGGCCCTCCCGACACGAACATCCACTTGGTAACGAGGGCCAAGCGGAGCGCCATGTCGTAATGCTCCATGGTGCGGTGTTGTTCATCGAACCACCCGGCAGCTTCGAAACATTCGCGACGGATGAGCCATGTCGGGGGATGGAGAAAGTCGTCGGTTTGAGTGACAAAGGCTTCGAAGACGTCGCCGGAAGGGCCGGACTCCGGCCACAAGAGCAGCGGAACATCGCTGCCGGTCACGACGCTCTGACCATACAGAGCGCCGACCTGCGGATTGGCTTCGAGCAGCGGGACCTGCACCTGCAATTTCAACGTGAGGAACTCGTCGTCGTCGTCCAGCAGGGCGATGTATTTGCCCGCTGCGCGACGGATACCCTCGTTTCTGGCTCCCGACGCACCACGGTTGGTTAAGAGCCTGACGTACTGTACGGAGGGATACCTTCTGGCAACCTCACCGGTGTTGTCGCTGGAGCAGTCGTCGACGACGATGATTTCAATATCGAACAGGCAGCCGCAGCCCTCTTGCGCGAGCACGGATTCAATGGCTCGCTTGAGGAGCTTCGCTCGGTTATGCGTCGGGATGACGACGCTGACCAATGGCCGAGTCGATGTCCATGTCGTCGGCATAAGGGGGGAATCCATGGAGGACAGCTCCCTGAGTTGGGCTGTACCGTGACCGTCAACGAATCGGCTCTGGTTTGGTTGACTGATCATGAGCGAGACAATCTATGGGTGAGCGGCGGTAATTGACGATGCGGTTGCGCTCGCTTCCTGGGTCGGTTCAGTCGAGCGAAGTAGGTCGCGCTCCGGAGTTGAGCTGCCGAATTGTTTCAGAAAAAGACGTGATCGCTCCCAATGGTTTTGAATTTGCGCGTAGATCTCACCGAGCTCGTCTTGCTGGTCAGGATTCAGATAGTCGTTCAGTTGCACGATGGATCGAGTCACAATGCGCTCAACTTCGGGTTGCTGGCTTAGACGTAACTCCAGGAGTTCCAGGTATGCCTGTCCGACAATCGGTTCTACGGCTGCCTGCTGGCTGTCCGTCAGCGAAAGTTGGCGGGCAAGTTGGTGTGCTGTTTCCGTAAGCCGAGCCGACGATTCCTGCTCCCACCAGTAGTTCTGTAGGGCGCGATGATAGAGATCGTCCGCAAAGGCTCCGACCGAAATTCCTGCCACAAAAACCAAGGCAGCTTGGATTCCCACGGGCGGTTTCAGTTCGGTGCTCACAATCCGTCCATCTATCCGAACGGTTGCAGAAGTCTCGTCTCACCGCACACAGCCTTGGATCAGGGCCTGCCTCAAGAAGTGCTGCTTCTGTGTGTCAAAGGCGTACGATGTACGAGTCAGCCGGCAGAGTCGGAACCTGATCGGGCACTCTGTTCTGCGGCTACTGATTCTCGGAGTATAAGCGTGTCTATCGGCGTGATGGATCAGCGTGGAGACCGTCCGTCGTAGGATCTCCGTTGTATTTTGTGTAGGACTGGCCCTACGCGCGGCGGCCATCGGGGGGAGTTCGGGGTTGCGAATGAGCCTCGGCTGGACAGCAAGCGCCGAGGTCACGCTAAAAGCTGGTGCTCCACGGCATACCGAGCCAGGTCGGCATTCGTCTTGAGATTCAATTTAATGAGAATGCGCGTTCGGTAGGTACTGACGGTCTTCATGCTGAGTGACAGGCGGTCTGCGATCTCCGTCACGGTGCTGCCCCCGGCCAACAGCCGAAAGACGTGGTATTCGCGGTCTGAGAGTGCGGTGTGCGGCGGCTGCTCATTGGCGCCATATTGCTGCAAATGGACGGCGAGGAGTGCGGCGGCTTTCGGTGTAATGTACCGTCCTCCTTGGGAGATTGTTTTGATGGCCTGCACCAACTCCTGGGGAGCGCTTTCTTTGGTCAGGTAGCCGGCTCCTCCGGCGCGCATCACGCGTACCGCAAACTGGTCCTCGGGATGCATGCTTAAGACCAATACCGGCAGGGTGGGGCAGAGCCGTCGAAGTTCATGCAGGGCGTCCAGTCCGCCGCGTCCCGGCATTGTCAGGTCCAGCACGACGATGTCCCATTGGCGTTTTTGTGCGAGTTCAAGGAGTTCGGGAACGGAGGAGACTTCGCCGATCGTGACTCCCGGGAAGGAGTCAGTGAGAATTTGGATTAAGCCCCGACGGAGATACGGATGGTCGTCAGCAAGGATGATGTGCATCATTCACCCAATCCATACAGCGGGATACGGACGGTAACGGTTGTGCCGGAACCGCTGGTTCCTTCAATTGCAAAGTCCCCTCCCTGTTGACGGGCGCGCAGGCGCATCCCAAGGAGTCCAAATCCACGACGCCCGGACCGATCTTGTTCTTGGATCCCGCGTCCGTTGTCCGTGACCCGCAGCGAAAGTTCCTCGTCCGATTCTTCCAGTGCAATGTGCGCGGATGTCGCCTGGGCATGGCGGGCCACATTGGTCAGAATCTCTTGGAGGATTCGGAACAGGGCGGTCGACTGCTCTTTTCCGGCGCCGATTCGATGCGGTCGGATAACGACCTGGCAAGCGATTCCGGTTCGCGTCTGGAAGTCGCTCGCCAGCCATTCCACGGCTGCCGCGAGACCGAGCTCATCCAGGACGCCGGGACGCAACGTCGTGACGAGCTCGCGTACGGACCCAATGGTCGAGCTGATCAACCCGAGGGCGGAATCCAGTCGAGCGTGCGTCGGTCCCATGCGAGCCTGGTCGTTGGAGTCGCCAATCTGTTGGGCGATCCAGGTAAGGTCGAGTTTCAGCGCAGTCAGGGCTTGTCCTAAGACGTCGTGCACTTCCAGCGCGATCCTTGTCCGTTCCTCCTCCCGGACCGACTCCAGCCGAACGGCAAGGGCCTCAAGTTGATTGCGGGATTGGACCAGCTCCTCTCGGGCCCGTTTGCGATCCGTGATATCCATC
This portion of the Nitrospiraceae bacterium genome encodes:
- a CDS encoding glycosyltransferase family 2 protein codes for the protein MPTTWTSTRPLVSVVIPTHNRAKLLKRAIESVLAQEGCGCLFDIEIIVVDDCSSDNTGEVARRYPSVQYVRLLTNRGASGARNEGIRRAAGKYIALLDDDDEFLTLKLQVQVPLLEANPQVGALYGQSVVTGSDVPLLLWPESGPSGDVFEAFVTQTDDFLHPPTWLIRRECFEAAGWFDEQHRTMEHYDMALRLALVTKWMFVSGGPVARGRFSRSGKWYSNIVNGNNERHLSRIVEGALARLPDSPHTDQLRQKARAAVVATVIGQRWAVAGVTAAQGYTLSILPSAPWLVNEPCFLGCLHRMAGALTTTSDAPEQAVCSFWREIEHQLAEGGSTRSFLAQRRLLGELLAQAAIRLKAGSPRRAWIVAATSIVMNPSSWFSPKKLTTLVSSLRQPQ
- a CDS encoding response regulator transcription factor, encoding MMHIILADDHPYLRRGLIQILTDSFPGVTIGEVSSVPELLELAQKRQWDIVVLDLTMPGRGGLDALHELRRLCPTLPVLVLSMHPEDQFAVRVMRAGGAGYLTKESAPQELVQAIKTISQGGRYITPKAAALLAVHLQQYGANEQPPHTALSDREYHVFRLLAGGSTVTEIADRLSLSMKTVSTYRTRILIKLNLKTNADLARYAVEHQLLA